In Lathyrus oleraceus cultivar Zhongwan6 chromosome 2, CAAS_Psat_ZW6_1.0, whole genome shotgun sequence, the DNA window TCGAAATTGAAGTAAATCAATACAAACATGAACCACATATCACATAAACAAAGACACTAATTCAACCAAAAAAACATGAAAAGATAAATTCAACAACCAGAATAAAGTATATGGCACTAAAATTAGTCTTCCACTTCAATCTTGCAATCCAAATGTATGTTGAGTCATTGTCACCTCAGTATTGCCTTCATCATTAGTGTTGATATCTTCCTCATCTTAAAAACACAATAAATCATACTTAGGTGCAGATGCAACAAAACAATGACATGAGTATATCATAAACAtgaacaaataaaataaaataaaatacaaagtaGTATTACCATTCATATTTTCCGAAAATCCATGCAACCAGCTTCGAGTACAAATCAACATTTGGATGTGTTCAGGAAGAGTAGAACTTCTGTATTTCGTAAGAACACGTCCACCGATACTGAAAGAAGACTCATATGCTACAGTCGTGATAGGAATGCTAAGCACATCGCGTGCCATTATGGAGAGTATCAGAAACTTTTTCTCATTAAACTTTCAATAAAGAAGTACATCAAAATCTTCAGAGTGTTCTTCATTTAGCTCCAGTAATTCATCGTCAAAGTATATATCTAATTCATTCTTTCCAAGAACAAACCTACTCTCAATCGAGTTCCATGTTTTAAAATCCTGCGATATATATAAATAGTTAGGACATATTTTACTCTCAATATTCACAGAAACAACATAACATAATTTTAAACAATATTTAGATAAATACATTTCATTTCTATCTATGTAAGTTCTTAATGTTGCTATGTTTCTATGTTAGATAAAGACCAACCTATTTTTTTCTAATCATTTAACAACATTGAATATTTTTTTTACAACTAATTAAATAATATCATTGAAATAATTGAAATATGTTGCTATGTTTCTATGTTAGATAACTCACATTCAACTTTCGATTAAGTTACTAATGATTACAGTAACTCGAAAAAGAACCAAATACACTGTCTACAATATTATTCAAGCATTTTCTTGTGACCATTATTAGTACTCAACATTCAGAATACACATGTATGCTTTACTAGTAAAGCCACATACAGAGTACAACACAAAGTTTCATGCAATAATCCTTACTAACAATTTCATGCAATGATCCTTCTCTTTTTCTAATActaataaaatataaataatagACAACCTAAAATTTTCAAAcaagtatatatatataaaagaggAAATGGGGTGAAATAAATATGTTAACATAAAAACTTACGGTTATAATCTTTGATTTTTTAGCTTTATTCCCCTCTCTAGATAGCTTAGCCAATGTGTTGAACTCATTAGATGGTTGAGAAAGAGAAACACTTTGATTGGTAGAATAACTCACATATTCTTCATAAAGCCCTTTGAATTTATCCATTACATTCTTAAGTTTCCCTTCAGAGGTTGAGGCATCAAGTGTAGTATAGCAAAACTTCAAAAATTTATCCTTCAAGAGTGGATCAAGAATAGCTCCAAATGCTAGCACAATACTATAGTTTTTCCAGTATTTgtcaaatttcattttcataTTATCAGACATATCTTTTATCACCTTATCAATACTTTTTTGATGTTTTTCTAAAATGCACTAGACTTTCCACACTTGCATGAAATACAGATTTGCAGTTGGATAAGATGAACCAGAAATCAAATTGGTAATTTCATAAAAAGGTTCTAAAAACTCACAAATCCTTTCCCCCTTTTCCCATTCCTCATCAGATGGACAATATTTATAGCTTATATCCGCCACCTTATAAAACTCAAAAGCTTTCCTATATTGCAAGGCAATTTCAAGCATCAAATAAGTGCTATTCCATCTAGTAGATACATCAAATCTTAAACCACCGCTAGCATTTATCCCTGCATCCTCGACACAATCTCTGAACTTAAGCATCCTTCCATCAGATCCTTTAATATGCTTGACACTCTCTCTAATTTTATGGAGGGCTTCACTAGCAACTTTTAAACCCTCTTGGACAATTAAGTTGAGTACATGGGCCGAACATCGGATATGAAAAAATTCACCATCACACATCAAATTGCCTTGCACTCGAAGATGAGTTTTCAAGTGGTCTTGCATGTTATCATTGGCAGATGCGTTATCCAGTGTAATAGTAAATATTTTCTTATCTATTCCCCATTGCTTTAAGCAATCAAATAAAGTAGCTTCCAGTGCAATACCcgtgtggggggggggggggggggggggggcttcATTCGAAGAAAGTTAAGAAGACAACTAACTAACTTCCAATTTTCATCAACAAAATGAGCAGTCAAACAGATATAACCCTCACTAGTAGATGCTGTCCAAACATCCGATGTTAGACAAATTTTATTTGGAATCCTACCCATGATTTCCTTAAGCTTAATCCTTTCTTTATCATATATTTTTTCAATATATGACACCATGGTATTTCTAGAGGCCATTTCAACACATGGATTCAAATATTTCACCCAAACTCGAATTTTTTCATACTCGACAAAGCTAAAAGGAAGATCATGTGCAATAATGGCTTCTCCAAGTAATTCACGATGTGTGTTTTGGTTGATTGGGGTTAGGCTTGACGATTCCTCTAGACTAAGAAGGCTCAACTGGAAACTTTTACAAATAAAAACATGACGACTTAGATGTGAAGTTCCATAACTTTGACCAGACTTGGGGTTTTTTCCAATGGCAAAATCAGTACTACAAAAATTGCATGCAGCTCTTTCAACTCCATCTTTTCCTTTGCCGATTTTAGTGAAAATAATCCAAAGTGTTGACAATATTTCCTTATGAGTTTCATCTTGACCTTGTGCATACTCACTCGTATCCATTGACTCCATACTATAACAAAAAGAATGTGTGTTATCATAACACTGTTATGTCATGGTTATATATTAAGAGTCACATTCCAAAAACTAAAACCTCATCATATCCAGTCTCTGTTTAATTAACTGCTTTCAAAACCTCAAATAAAACAGCAATATTGCTGCAACAatttgatatgcttttgtgagctgggaattgaaaaacagaaaagCAGGACTAACCTCTATATTAAGGAATATCTTTTTGCTGAGCAAACTCTCAATGGCCTGGAACACAACATAAGCTCATAAGTACATGAGAGTTCCATATAATATTCAGTGcaaatttaattacatgtatagATTTTCATTTCATAACAGAAGAGGCACGCAACAAGTATTACAATGCAAACCATTAGTTCATAACAACATAAGGACATGGCATAGCAGATCATCACCAAAGTAGTCCATGAAGGCATTAACTTCATCACAAATCAATAACAGAAGTAGCAAACCTGACTTCATCACAAATCAATAACAGAAGTAGCAAACCTGACTTCATCTCATAATACAATTAATAGAACTTGCTGAGTACTAACTTGTAACATATTTAACAAGTAACTAACAAACAAGGCATAACAGGCAGTATGTTATTCACATCACAACATAGCAGCAGGGTCATTAAGACATTAGTAATAACTACCCTAAGTGATATTCACCCTAACTTTCAGTTTTCAGTTAAATGTAGAACCGAACCTAACAAGCTAGTAGTTCATATTTGAATGAACCCACTAACAGATCCAAGTTTTTCAAGCTGAGTCATAACTGACTATTTTTCTAATTGATTTCTAACTGGAGTTTTAACAGAAAACAACATTTTCATGGCTCATGTTAACAATTCGGATTTCATCTAATTACACATTAATAAGAACTTAATATTCAGTCTAACAACAAGTTTTTCCAGTTAATTAACAACTCACGATTTTCAGATAACTAACAAATCCAAATAACAAATTTCCTGACTAATTTTTAGATTCACAACTAAACCATTCACATAAACTTAACGCACCAGAACTTATTCGACTTGGTCCTGCGCGTGCACTGGCTTAATCTTGATTTCAATTCTTCGCTCACCGGCTTCGAAGAAGACAATTTTAAGCGTATTGATGCTTGCCATCATCTTGGAGACATTGTTCATGATCTGGTAACGTCACTTAGTAGGGTGATTACATACACACAGGTTGGAGAGATGTTATGAACTGCACCTTAAGGTTGTACAAGCTGGGTTATCTTCATACTCGTATCGCAAATttatacatgtaattaaattttcACTGAATATTATATGGATCTGCTATCTAAGGTTGCAAATCCCTCTAACCATCTCTCTGTATCTGGTAACTTTGTTGGAGCAATTACATCGCACTTTGGAAGCATTGTATCGAGGTCCTCTTCAAACTTAGCTCCAATTTCTTTCTCCAATTCAGGCTCCATCTTAAGTCTAACATGATATAAAAGGTTACAGTTAAAAGGTTTCAGCCTTTGGAGTAAAAGCTTCCCGATTCGTCCAGCACCCACCGTTCCTATCGTCTTTCCTTCAAGATCATAGGCTCTATGTGCAATGCCAGCAACATCCCATTCTCCTGTAATAGACTGATGGTAACCAGGCACAAAATTCCTCACCAGAATGAGAATTCTCATGAGCTCATCCTCAGCAACAGATACTGTGTTGCTTCCTGTGACCTCTGCGACGGTTAAACCAGCAGCAGCCGTAACATTGAGATCAATGTGATCAGAACCAATTCCGGCAGTCAAAAGTAGCTCTAAATTCTTAGCTTTCTTAACTCTTTCAGCAGTAACATAGGCATGGTGAAATGGTGTAGATATCAGAACATGAAGATCAGGAGTGGTAGTTTGtgttttaaattttgttaaaaatgCTCTACTCAGATCAAACAATTTCATATTCATCAAACTGGTCCAATTACTAGGCACTACGCCATTGATATGATTACCCTCCAATCTGATATCAACTAAAGAACCTAAATTTGCAACAGAATGACTCAAAGTACCACTAAGATTAAAACACGACAAATTAATCATCGAAACTTTACCATCAGAATTGCATTTTAATCAAATTTATATCATGTATAAAGTTGTTGAGGCATTTCCACAAACAGCTTGTGAGTGTACAAATTAAGCAGTATTATAAACATGTTGATTC includes these proteins:
- the LOC127123369 gene encoding formate dehydrogenase, mitochondrial-like; its protein translation is MINLSCFNLSGTLSHSVANLGSLVDIRLEGNHINGVVPSNWTSLMNMKLFDLSRAFLTKFKTQTTTPDLHVLISTPFHHAYVTAERVKKAKNLELLLTAGIGSDHIDLNVTAAAGLTVAEVTGSNTVSVAEDELMRILILVRNFVPGYHQSITGEWDVAGIAHRAYDLEGKTIGTVGAGRIGKLLLQRLKPFNCNLLYHVRLKMEPELEKEIGAKFEEDLDTMLPKCDVIAPTKLPDTERWLEGFATLDSRSI
- the LOC127119636 gene encoding zinc finger BED domain-containing protein DAYSLEEPER, translated to MSDNMKMKFDKYWKNYSIVLAFGAILDPLLKDKFLKFCYTTLDASTSEGKLKNVMDKFKGLYEEYVSYSTNQSVSLSQPSNEFNTLAKLSREGNKAKKSKIITDFKTWNSIESRFVLGKNELDIYFDDELLELNEEHSEDFDVLLY